Proteins encoded in a region of the Synechococcus sp. BIOS-U3-1 genome:
- a CDS encoding Gfo/Idh/MocA family protein — translation MAPSPISQRPIGVAIAGLGFGEVVHLPALQSVPGLEPVALWHRSNDRLDLACSHSGLKGYNCWDSLLEDSRVDAVIIATPPAPRYELALRALKAGKHLLLEKPVALNAQEVADLQREAIGRGLSVAVDFEYRAVPLFQQAARLLEQGAIGTPWLVKLDWLMSSRANPQRAWNWYSQASQGGGVLGALGTHAFDILAWFIGSVGEPQAMTRTAIEQRPDSKGSMQPVDADDIALINVALETHQGGTVAAQIALSSVARNGRGCWIEIYGSEGSLVLGSENQKDYVHGFSLTMQRGGEAPRNVQPDEDLRFATTWSDGRVAPVARLQSWWANSIQKGHPMVPGLAEGLASQQACDKTLLPR, via the coding sequence ATGGCTCCCAGTCCGATATCTCAGCGCCCGATTGGTGTTGCCATCGCCGGCCTCGGCTTCGGCGAAGTTGTGCATCTGCCCGCTCTTCAGAGCGTTCCAGGGCTGGAACCTGTCGCTCTCTGGCACCGCAGTAATGATCGACTGGATCTGGCCTGCAGCCATTCCGGGCTGAAGGGTTACAACTGCTGGGACTCACTCCTCGAAGATTCCCGAGTCGATGCAGTGATCATTGCCACACCACCGGCACCCCGTTACGAGCTGGCGTTGCGAGCCCTGAAAGCTGGCAAGCATCTTCTGCTTGAGAAGCCAGTCGCCCTGAATGCGCAAGAGGTCGCGGATCTACAACGCGAAGCCATCGGCAGAGGTCTCAGCGTTGCCGTTGACTTCGAGTACAGGGCCGTTCCGTTGTTCCAGCAGGCCGCACGCCTTCTCGAGCAGGGAGCCATTGGAACTCCCTGGCTTGTAAAACTGGATTGGTTGATGAGCAGCAGAGCCAACCCGCAACGAGCCTGGAACTGGTATTCGCAGGCAAGCCAAGGGGGAGGAGTGCTCGGAGCGCTTGGAACTCATGCCTTTGACATTTTGGCGTGGTTCATCGGTTCTGTTGGAGAACCACAGGCCATGACTCGCACCGCAATTGAACAGAGGCCAGATTCCAAAGGCAGCATGCAACCCGTTGATGCTGACGACATCGCCTTGATCAATGTCGCCCTAGAGACCCATCAAGGCGGAACCGTCGCAGCCCAAATCGCACTGTCTTCAGTTGCCCGCAATGGACGTGGCTGCTGGATTGAGATCTACGGGTCAGAAGGCAGCCTGGTTCTAGGAAGTGAGAATCAGAAGGATTATGTGCATGGCTTTTCCCTGACCATGCAGCGAGGAGGAGAGGCTCCTCGAAATGTCCAGCCGGACGAGGATCTACGCTTCGCGACCACATGGAGTGATGGGCGCGTTGCACCGGTTGCGCGTCTTCAGAGCTGGTGGGCGAACAGTATTCAAAAGGGCCACCCAATGGTGCCGGGGCTTGCCGAAGGTCTTGCGAGCCAGCAAGCCTGTGACAAGACATTGTTGCCACGATGA
- a CDS encoding histidine phosphatase family protein, whose amino-acid sequence MLKKATCFATLFLMAACSSGTVSKDSNKDQTSDAAIAEQPSAKTDGVEDYEVNDTTLSGDERNDLFVNRVGAKELINNLRQGGYVVYTRHASTTKDWGDQVSPELDLADCSTQRRLSADGKAEAKQIGEGVKAANIPVGDVISSDYCRAYNTADLAFGKYTKNSNLNFLPCVDCTPADYKEYAARVSPLLSAKPESGKNTFLVGHDDPFQGVTMAVEPPDGIYPAPMGVSYVIKPMGGGNFQLIAKVLPAQWNVLAQF is encoded by the coding sequence ATGCTCAAGAAAGCGACCTGCTTCGCGACCCTTTTCCTGATGGCGGCTTGCTCCTCTGGAACAGTCTCTAAGGATTCAAACAAGGATCAAACCAGCGATGCCGCAATTGCAGAACAGCCTTCTGCAAAGACCGATGGCGTCGAGGACTATGAAGTCAATGACACCACCCTGTCCGGCGACGAGCGAAACGACCTTTTCGTGAATCGAGTTGGCGCCAAAGAACTGATCAACAACCTCAGACAAGGTGGATACGTCGTCTACACGCGACATGCGAGTACTACAAAAGACTGGGGTGACCAGGTCAGCCCTGAGCTCGATCTCGCCGACTGCAGCACACAGCGTCGCCTAAGCGCCGATGGCAAAGCCGAGGCCAAGCAAATCGGAGAAGGTGTAAAAGCTGCCAATATCCCTGTTGGTGATGTGATCTCGAGTGATTACTGCCGTGCCTACAACACAGCAGACCTTGCCTTTGGCAAGTACACCAAAAATTCAAATCTGAATTTCTTGCCTTGCGTTGACTGCACGCCTGCGGATTACAAGGAATACGCAGCCCGAGTGTCGCCATTGCTCTCAGCCAAGCCTGAGTCAGGCAAAAACACTTTTTTGGTAGGTCACGATGATCCATTCCAGGGCGTCACCATGGCGGTTGAACCCCCCGATGGCATTTATCCCGCTCCCATGGGTGTCTCCTATGTGATTAAGCCCATGGGTGGTGGAAACTTCCAACTGATTGCAAAAGTACTTCCCGCGCAGTGGAACGTTCTGGCTCAGTTCTGA